A segment of the Bos taurus isolate L1 Dominette 01449 registration number 42190680 breed Hereford chromosome 19, ARS-UCD2.0, whole genome shotgun sequence genome:
AGCAGTCTGCTCTCAGACCTTCCCTCTCATGCTCCATCTTGTATTCAAACACGAAGTTATTCTTCCTGAGGCTCACCTCTGCATGTGAGATTTTCCTTCTCTCCTATTTCAGAACTCAGTGCATTTCTATTATCTGCTGAAGTTCTAATCTGAAATTCAAGAGCCACTACAATCTGGCTCCAAACTGAATTTCTAAAACCTAAACTCCTCTGTTTTTCTAGAGCCTAGCCAGGTGGGATTCCTTCCTCTGGCCCACTCCCCTCACCTCCCTCCTCTATCAGCTCTGAAGAATCCTTTCCTTTTCCATCACATTCAAATCTCTCATGAACTGTCTGGTTGAAGACTTATATCCAAGGAATAGTCTTAAGTGGATCTCTGGGCTATAGGCATCTAGTTTCCTCTTGGATTCGATTTCATTCCTGGGATGTTATTCTAGGTTTGAGAATGAACGAAACAGAGAAAATCTGGGGTTGTGGGAAAATGGTTAAAGACTGTTGCAAGAGATCAAGAGAGAGACCAGGCAGAGGTCAATGCGCAGAGAAAAGAATTGGGAACCTAGATGCTATTACGGGCGGGTGACTCAGGGACTGGAGCCAGAAGACTGGAACAACTTGGTCATTCTAGGTTCTCCCTAATCCTAAATTGAGTCCAAAAGATGTATTAGAGGATGACTTTTACACTCCAAATTGTCATTCCTTACTACcattttctccctccccaccaaaTGTTATCCCATGAAAAATAAGACCAAGTAGCTtgaaattatatgtatttttttatttgaaaattccaTAGTCATGTAATAACATTACTTTCCATCACAATACTACATAGCACACATCCACTTACAGGAGCACTGATTTCCTAAGATTCCAAAAGTGTTTCACTCTGATAATCAGTGGAAGGACCTCACCATCCTACATGCAGTAGGATGGGAAATAGCACCATCTTGCTATGAACTTAATCAAGCTCACAGGAAACTCATCACCAGATGTTGTATCTTATATTCATTAGGATTTATGGCAGATAAAGTAAAACAACAATAACTTAAACATAATTAAATATTGTTTAAGAAACTACgtgtttaaattattaaaaaaaaaaaaaacaactctttttGGCCATTATAATACAATAATACACCTGGGGAAGGTtgggaagaaataaataagattttccAAGACTCTGTCTCTCAGTCTAGGTATGAAGGTTCAAGGCTTCGGTGTTCGGGACTTTTGGTCCAGGAGCCTTATGGAAGTCTGGACCCACTTCTGCTTGGGGTCAGCACAGACATCCCTGTCCGCTTTGGTCTTGAAGCTGTGGGGAAAAGAGGGCAGAGTTAAATGGAGTGTCTTGAGGATTTTTCCCAGGAGTTTGATCCATTGGCCCCTAAAGCTGATTAGCCCTTGCTCCCTGGTTGAGGAGCCTGAATGGGGACAGGAAGAAGGGGAAATAGGAGGAAGAAACTTCTTTTCCAGAAAAGAAGTTCTGCTGTTACTGCCCCAGGGGAAGCCCTCCAGACCCTTGGCTAAAGGAACTTGGATGATCTGACCAAGGTCCTAGAAGAGGAGCCCGGAGTGTGTATATTTTCCTTCTTGTGGGTTCGGTTTGTCTATGGAGTAAAGGGTCCTTTGGCTTAGGTGTTTCATTTATCTGACTCATTTGGACGCATAGAAGTCAGATAGAGCTTTTGGCTGTGGGTGCCAGGGCATGGTCCACTTACATCACAGCTTCCTGGGGACACTGGCTGTTGGTGATTCTCGTGTAGCTGTCCAGCTTCttgaaggggatcttcccattgaTCACACTAAAGCAGCAGGTGATTGGGGTAGAAACTGAATCTGAAAAACATTTTGCAAAGAACCAAAGAGTTATGATGTGTTGTAAGTACACATGtgtcagagaaaataaagaagataggAGATAAAGCTAGTGCTTGAATTCTAGCTAGGACCCACCACTCCCACGTTCAGAGCCTTAGTCCAGATCCCGCAGGTAAAATGGTACCTGTGAGTCAGTTTCTTCTACTGAACTGTGGGGTCTCTCATTGTTGACTGTAAATGGGGAAATCTTGAGTAACAAGATTAATCCTTGTAGTGTGATTTCAGAGAGTCTGTTGATCCAAAACCTCTGAACCTGGGAAGATACTTTCTAAGAACTTGCTTCCCAGCTCTGTCTCCATGGGTTTAGAGCCAACCTATGTCACATGCTGAGATAGATGCCTATGGGTCTTTATCCTTCACAGCCACCATTCTGGAAGTTACGCTGGACCATAATCCAACATTGGAAGCCTCCAGCAAGAATTTGTTCCTCTCTACCATTGCCTGAAATGTCTTTTTCATCCACAATGAGAAATGgtccttccttctctgccccaTCCAAATACAAGATGAGGATTGTTGAGCGTGCATTTAGTGTCCTGAAGGTCAGGCAAGATAATGGAGCCTGGCCCCAGGGGCCTGAGCTTCTAGCTCTGGTCCTGCCTCTGACCAGCTGTGAGGTGCCAGCTCTTAATTCTTCTCTTGCTttcaccttctccatctttgcaaTGGAAGCTATGCAGCAAGCATGGGGTGACTTATGCCCGGGGTTAGTAGCTGGGGTAGTGAAAGCGTTAAGGCTTAAGAAGAGAGGAGCCTTACCTGGCTGAGCGAGCACCTGGGTGCCGAAGGTGGCTGCCACGAGCAGCAGACACAGAATCCCAGCGGAGACCTTCATGTTGGAGGGTGAGCACGGGGGCTTCAGCCTGAGAGTTGGCGGTTGCTGAGTTGGTCTCAGTCTGTGGAAATCTGGCTCCTGTGGCTGATCTGCCTGCCTTTTATAGGGAGCAGAGTGCATGGGTAGGGTGATGTTTAAGGAAGGACCGAAGAAGCCCCTGAATGTGCTGAGTAAGCACCAGATCTTGGTGGTGATTTCCGAACACTGAGAAAAGGAAGTTGTACAGTTTCCATCATCTGTTTGGGCTGTGGGGCAGAGGTGGAAGGATATGTGTCCATGCCAGTAAAATGTACAAAGTGACATCATTAGACTATTAAGAGCTCTGATTTCTTTGAAACGGAACATGATCTATTGGAAAGGAAGAATGGAAGCTGAGTTCCTAGTGGGATGGAAAGAATCAATGGCCTGGGGCCTCCTCAGGGTCCAGGAGGTCGGGGAAGGGGCCCTAAGTCTTTGCCTGGGCTCTTTGTCTGTCTCTGGTCTCTGCCATCCTAAACCAGCTACGCTCCTTTAGAATCTCACACAGGTAGCTTGATAGAATCTTGGCAGAATGGTAAATCCAGGCATCTTCAAGTTTTCAGGCTCTGGAATGTTCTGTTGTGAAGCCTAAGAACTGGACAACACATACTGATCTtatagggttgttgttgttttagtcgccaagtcctgtctgactctttgtgacaccatgaactgtagcccatcaggctcctctgtccatggaatttcccaggcaagaatactggagtgggctgacatttccttctccaagggattttccagacccagaaatcaaacctgcatctccggcattggcaggtagattctttactactgagccaccagggaagcctacaatCTTGCCGAGtggtgattttcaaatattttatcagaCACTAAAGTTTCTCTCCAAGTGAAATGATACAAAGAAGTCCAGTATTTCATGCAGATTCAGATAGAACAGGTCTGTTTGAAAAATGCCTTTTACTTTTGGTGTCCAGTGTTTTGCCCACTTAAGAAAGTGGGTTGTTTGTTGCCTTACAATTGACTTTGAAAAGTTCTTTTTACATTTTGCATTCAAATCCTTTACCAGATATGtgcattgcaaatattttctccacagGCTGTAGCTTATTTTCTTAACAACAGttttcacagagcaaaagttttaaattttaataaagttcaatttatcaattttttctttcatagatgTTGCTTTTGGTATTCTAGCTAAAATCTCTTCATCAAATCCAAGTTTGCATGTTGCCTTTTCAATGAACATTTCCAGACTTTTCACTAATCATTCAATATTCCCCAATAATCTTGAATGCTAAATATTCCATAAGGGCCCATATATAAAGTCACGATAATTAAGTGAAGCCTTTCTCTACAGTTGGAAATTAtaccattttcactttttcacaatcATAAACAACAATTATGAGAAAACTGATGCAACATAATCATTACTGTCTCCAATTCTATagctaaaatattaataaatcaagTTATATGGCTATTATTAAGGCTCTTAATCAAATTACAGCATTATTACATTGCTGGAAGATTTCCATCTTCATTAAAATGTGAGTTTattgttcttaaaaatatttgacaatTGCTAAGAAAAAGATATTTATCTTGTTAAAGGGTAAAACTAAGCAATGGAATCGTGGTTTCCTTCGTGGTGTTGACATCATGCAGGAGCCTTTTTAGAGGCAGACATGTTCTTTATCTTAACTCAGAGGGGTGCTTAAGCAGTTGTCTATTTAAAATTCAtgaaattgtacacttaaaatgtctgCACTTTATTGTACATAAATTAAATTTCCacataaagtaaataaaaggcACAGCACTATTTTGCTTACATTCTAATGTATTTGTTGTCTTTAGCGAGagagttaattatttttttcttgtgattaaCTCATTCATGTTTCTATAACATATGGCCTTTTATTGTCCTTACTGATTCCAAAGAGACTTTAGAACATTTATCTCatgcattttccttttattatactGTGCAAACTTGTAAGAGTAGAGAAATTGCAGAACATGGGATAAATCACTGTCATCAGAATTTCTTCTGACCAGAAGGGAACTTGAGTTCTTCCAGACAGTCCTCTTGCCAGATGTACCTTGTAGCCCTGATCTCTGTGGGAGTGTGTTGTCTAAGAGGTCATTTGCACACATTTTTTTGTTTAGAAATAAAGTCACTGTCTCAGAGAATACTTTCAGGGCCTTGTTAATTTCTCCTCTGAGCTGCCGTCATCTGGAAAGTACATCCATAAGCAGATGACACAAACGGTAGCAAAAATGATATTGTTGAGAATCAACAAGCATTAGTCAAATGAAGGGAATTAAGGGTCAAGTAACTCAATTCTAATCCTGATGGAGCCAATAACGAGCCAGTGACCTGCCCAGTGTGACCATGGATAAATCTGGATTCTTAAATTCGTTGTCCTTGTCTATAGAAGAGAAGGGTTTGACAAGTTCAGGGATGACAAAGAGTTTTCAATAATTTGTTAACTTAATAGATTGATGGCAGATAAACAGAAAGGtttgttggaagaaaaaaaaaagaaccaaacaaaagCTCCAGTGAGGCCTTACTTTGGGTTATTGAATGCAATGCTgtgattgattagtgatgtctgccaagGATGCAGCAATAGAAAGTGGTACTACCTGTGTAACACAGATGTCGTTCCTGGATTAAATCATATTTAAGCTCTTCTGTAACTTAATTATCTATGTTTGGGAAGTATCCACTGGGAGACTAAGAAGCTAGCATGCCAAGAGAACTGGCAGAGAAATGTGCTTAGCTGTCAGCCCTAGGACAAGGCGAATAGCATGGTGGGTAAAAGTCTGGATCTGGAAACAAGGAATACTAGTTAATATCTGTGCCAGAGATTCTTTACTCACCTATTGTTTACTTATGTGGAAATGGGGTTTATTGTCAATATtaagtgaaaagtaaaataaagtaaagtgaagtcgctcagtcgtgtccgactctttgccaccccgtggactgtggcccaccaggctcctctgtccataggattctccaggcaaggatactggagtgggttgccatttcctgttccaggggatctctctgatccagggatcgaactcacgtctcctgcactgcaggtggatttttttactgctgagccaatggGGAAGCCCTCAGTAACATATGACAAATGATCAATAAGTTAGCTGTTATTAATAGTCAAGTAAGAAAGGTATTGTGTCTAAAACGTGCTAGAAAGGGACCCACAGTGCGGTCCCTGGTCTCTTGTATTAGTTCTTCCTAAAATTGTTTCCAACTAAGATACGTGGTAGAAATAGACCGCCAGGAATGTCTGGATTGTagatgaagggggaaaaaaaagagactcCCAGAGGAAGAGAAGTGTGGTCCTGGGATCCTGCCATGAATCAGATGCATGGAGTGTTGCGGGGCCCACAGTGGAGATGGGGGTCAGACTCCAGGGCTGACATACCAGGAAGCACCGAGGTCTTAATTCTTCAAGGAGCTCAGAGACCTCAAGTGGTGAGTCACTTTGATTATGCAATTTCCCTCTATTGTTTTGTCCTCAACCTGAATTCTAGAAATCCcaacataaaaagttaaaacgAAACTTTAGGCCATGCAAGTTCAGCAGCTGTTCTTTCCAGTAGCATGGTCATGCTGTTGTTTAAGGAAGTGGTAACcctgccttctctcttttctcctcagCATCCTCCCAATGTGCATCTTCCTTAAGCAGTTTTGACAGCTCACTTAGGGCTCAGTGGCTGTGAAGGGGCACTGGAGATCAGAAACAACCTCtgttaatcagatcagatcagatcagatcagttgctcagtcgtctccgactctttgcgaccccatgaatcacagcatgccaggcctccctgtccatcaccaactcccggagttcactcagactaacatccatcaagtcagtgatgccatccagccatctcatcctctgtcatccccctctcctcctgcccccaatccttcccagcatcagagtcttttccaatcagtcaactcttcgcatgaggtggccaaagtactggagtttcacctttagcatcattccttccaaagaaatcccaggactgatctcctttagaatggattggttggatctccttgcagtccaagggactctcaacagtcttttccaacaccacagttcaaaagcttcaattcttcggcgctcggctttcttcacagtccaactctcacatccatacatgaccacaggaaaaaccatagccttgactagacgaacctttgttggcaaagtaatgtctctgcttttgaatatgctatctaggtttgtcataactttccttccaaggagtaaacgtctcttaatttcatggctgcagtcaccatctgcagtgattttggagcccccaaaaataaagtcagtcactgtttccccatctatttgccatgaagtgatggaaccagatgccatgatcttagttttctgaatgttgagctttaagccaacttttttactctcactttcatcaagaggcttttgagttcttcactttctgccataagggtggtgtcatctgcatatctgaggttattgatatttctaccagcagtcttgatttcagcttgtgtttcttccagtccagcgtttctcatgatgtactctgcatataagttaaataaacagggtgacaatatacagccttgatggactccttttcctatttggaaccagtctgttgttccatgtccagttctaactgttgcttcctgacctgcatacaaatttctcaagaggcagatcaggtggtctggtattcccatcactttcagaattttccacagttgattgtgatccacacagtcaaaggctttggcatagtcaataaagcagaaatagatgtttttctggaactctcttgctttttccatgatccagcagatgttggcaacttgatctctggttcctctgccttttctaaaaccagcttgaacatcaggaagttcacggttcacatattgctgaagcctggcttggagaattttgagcattactttactagcgtgtgagatgagtgcaattgtgaggtagtttgagcattctttggcattgcctttctttgggattggaatgaaaactgaccttttccagtcctgtggccactgctgagttttccaaatttgctggcatattgagtgtagcactttcacagcatcatctttcaggatttggaatagctcaactggaattctatcacctccactagctttgttcatagtgatgctttctaaggcccacttgacttcacattacaggatgtctggctctaggtcagtgatcacaccatcgtgattatctgggtcatgaagatcttttttgtatagttcttctgtgtattcttgccacctcttcttagtatcttctgcttctgttaggtccataccatttctgtcctttatcgagcccaactttgcatgaaatattcctttgacatctctgattttcttgaagagatatatagtctttcccattctgttgttttcctctacttctttgcattgatctctgttAATAGAGGGCCAGAAATGCGTACCCTGCTGTGGAAATAGCAGGGCTCTTAcgtactttgttttatttttgtggtaattgttttgctttgttttgtttgttttttactgcttccctcatttttaaagaatttttgttAGCGGAtagctgattcacaatgttgtgttagtttctgctacccagcaaagtgaataagttatacatatacatatatccactcttttaaagattcttttctcatataggtagTTATCAAGTATTGAAGGGTTCTCCGTGCtaacagtaggtccttattagtgatctgtagtagtttgtatctgttgatCTTAAGCTCCCAATGTATCCCTCCCTTGTTGCTTCCTCCCCTGGTAactgtaagtctgttttctacagctgtgactctatttctgttttgcacatGAGTtcatttgtagtatttttttagattccacatattagcaatctcatattatatttgtctttctctgtttgacttacttcactcagtataacaatctctaggtctatctatgttgctgcaaatgatattatttcattcttttttatggctgagtaacattccatcatatatatgtgtgttcaactcttttgtgaccccatggcctgtagcctgccaggctcccccatccatggacttctccaggcaaaaatactggagagggttgcccttCCCTTATCCAGAgtattttccagacccagggatcaaacctgggtcttctgcattgtaggcagattctttaccatctgagccaccagagaagccctgtacATATGGACCACATCTTTTTTTACCaattcctctattgatggacatttaggttgcttccctgtcccggctattgtaaatagttctacaATGAACATTAAGGTGCATGTATCAGTTCAAATTGTgaatttctctgaatatatgtccAGAAATTGGATCACAGGATTGTATTGTTTGTAATGTGTGGAAATGTGGTTCTTAAGGAATATGACTAAATGGGAGAGGATCTCAGGAATCAAagtttctgctttcattttccaGCTCTGTCCCAAGTGTCTTCGATGGTCATAAAATTATAGAATGAGTTAGAAAAAAGTGCATTTAATTTATTCAATCCTTTTCCTTTGAGAGAATGAATTATAGAGGTGAAATGATTTGTCATAAGTTGTACAACTGCTCTGTGACAAGCCAGGGCTGGTAAATGAGCACGTCAGAATGAAAGCCATTATTCACCTTCGAGTTAGAAGACAAGAACGAGGCAGGAAAATACAGAGAGGTGCCCAGGAACCCCAAAGACCATCCAATGCACCAGTCCCCAGTTCTGCCTATCACATCAGAATGCCCTGGGCAGTGACTTCTATGGAAAGGCTGCCTTAACCCACTCTAACATACTCAGAATCTTTGGAGATAATGCCTCGAATTCTCTTTGAAGTGTTCCGGTTGGCTTTAACCATGACCAGTTTGGGAGCCatcagggatcaagatcatccccaagaaaaagaaatgcaaaaaagcaaagtggttgtctgaggaggccttacagatagctgtgaaaagaagactcGAAAAgcaggggagaaaaggaaagatatacccatttgaatgaagagttccaaaggatagcaaggagagataagaaagccttcctcagcaatcaatgcaaagaaacagaggaaaacaatagaatggaaaaggctagaaatctcttcaagaaaattatagataccaaggagaaatttcatgtgaagatagggtcaataaaggacagaaatggtatggacctaacagaagcagaagatattaagaagaggtggcaagaatacacaggagaactgtacaagaaagatcttcatgacccaaataaccacaatggtgtgatcactcacctatagccagatatcctggaatgtgaagtcaagtgggccttagtaagcatcactatgaacaaagctagtggaggtgatggaattccagttgatctatttctaatcctaaaagatgatgctgtgaaagtgctgcactcaacatgccagcaaatttggaaaactcagcagtggccacacgactggaaaggtcagttttcattccaatcccaaagaaaggcaatgccaaagaatgctcagactaccacacaattaattgcactcatctcacacgctagtaaagtaatgctcaaaattttccaagccaggcttcagcaatatgtgaaccgtgaacttcctgatgttcaagctggttttagaaaaggcagaggaaccagagatcaaattgccaacatccgatggatcatggaaaaaacaagagagttccagaaaaacatctatttctgctttattgactatgctaaagcctttgactgtgtggatcacgatcaactgtggaaaattctgaaagtgatgggaataccagactgcctgacctacctcttgagaaatctgtatgcaggtcaggaagcaacagttagaactggacatggaacaacagactggttccaaacaggaaaaggagtatgtcaaggctgtatattgtcaccctgcttgtttaacttatatgcagagtacatcatgagaaacactgggctggatgaagcacaggctgaaatcaagattgccgggagaaatatcaatagcctcagatacgcagatgacaccacccttatggcagaaagtgaagaagaactaaagagcctcttgatgaaagtgaaagaggagagtgaaaaagttggcttaaagctcaacgttcagaaaacgaagatcatggcatctggtcccatcacttcatggcaaatagatggggaaaca
Coding sequences within it:
- the CCL8 gene encoding C-C motif chemokine 8 precursor; amino-acid sequence: MKVSAGILCLLLVAATFGTQVLAQPDSVSTPITCCFSVINGKIPFKKLDSYTRITNSQCPQEAVIFKTKADRDVCADPKQKWVQTSIRLLDQKSRTPKP